The Flavobacterium marginilacus genome window below encodes:
- a CDS encoding polysaccharide biosynthesis/export family protein, whose amino-acid sequence MNKHLVYIFLFISVFFTSCIPVKDLVYLQKKDNSSNENAIAMVESKPYRLQTHDVLRISIKASDPKLVTIFNPTADGSALDQSESGLYFDGFTVDDHGNIRIPVLGEMNVMGFTLEEVRISIEKQLLAEYFKDNASIFVVVKLAGFRYTINGEVGSTGTKTLFQEKVNIMEAIANAGDISTTGDRKAVTIIRQTPNGTEMKDLDLTNINVMNSPYYFLQPNDYIYVKPLKQKTWGTGSTGIQSLTTIITLLSLVSTTYLLLKK is encoded by the coding sequence ATGAACAAGCACTTAGTCTATATTTTTTTATTTATCAGTGTATTTTTTACATCATGTATACCAGTAAAAGATTTGGTCTACCTTCAAAAAAAGGACAATTCTTCAAATGAAAATGCGATTGCAATGGTGGAGTCTAAGCCATATCGTCTGCAGACTCATGATGTGCTGAGGATTAGTATCAAAGCTTCGGATCCTAAATTAGTAACTATTTTTAATCCAACTGCAGATGGTTCAGCGTTAGATCAGTCAGAGTCAGGGTTGTATTTTGACGGTTTTACAGTAGATGATCATGGTAATATTAGAATTCCTGTTTTGGGAGAGATGAATGTGATGGGATTTACTTTGGAAGAAGTGCGTATTAGTATTGAAAAACAATTATTAGCCGAATATTTTAAAGATAATGCCAGTATTTTTGTGGTAGTAAAATTAGCAGGTTTTCGTTATACAATAAATGGCGAGGTAGGAAGTACAGGGACTAAAACTTTGTTTCAGGAAAAAGTAAATATAATGGAAGCTATCGCCAATGCTGGAGATATTAGTACAACTGGTGACAGGAAAGCTGTAACGATTATTAGGCAGACTCCCAATGGTACCGAAATGAAAGACCTTGATTTGACTAATATCAATGTAATGAATTCGCCCTATTATTTTTTACAGCCAAATGACTATATTTATGTAAAACCGCTCAAGCAAAAAACATGGGGAACAGGTAGTACGGGAATTCAATCTTTGACAACGATTATTACGCTCTTGTCTTTAGTTTCTACCACTTATTTATTGCTTAAAAAATAA